A single region of the Mechercharimyces sp. CAU 1602 genome encodes:
- a CDS encoding GNAT family N-acetyltransferase codes for MISLKQLTQEDAPQLFEFECQNRIYFESMIPGRGDDYYHYPTFLQRHDALLTEQADGLSTFHLILDEHKRIIGRINLVDIHHHCAHIGYRIGEHHVGKGIATNALTLLISHTRKLKLIHTLYAKTTTTNIPSQRVLTRNNFTCTHTETLDCEGESIQFLHYQLSFHPPHEEDLPSEIASNDKIYSE; via the coding sequence ATGATTTCACTCAAACAGCTAACTCAGGAAGATGCGCCCCAGCTTTTCGAATTCGAATGCCAAAACCGCATCTATTTTGAAAGCATGATCCCTGGACGCGGGGATGATTATTACCATTACCCCACTTTTCTCCAGCGCCACGATGCTTTACTAACTGAGCAAGCAGACGGTCTTTCAACCTTTCATCTTATTCTCGACGAGCATAAAAGAATCATAGGTCGTATCAACTTGGTTGACATCCACCATCACTGTGCCCATATCGGCTACCGGATTGGAGAACACCACGTAGGAAAGGGAATCGCAACTAACGCACTCACTCTTTTAATCTCACATACGCGTAAACTGAAGCTCATCCATACCTTATACGCCAAAACCACAACCACCAACATCCCTTCTCAGCGAGTGCTCACCCGTAATAACTTTACGTGCACTCACACTGAAACACTCGACTGCGAGGGGGAGTCTATACAATTTCTCCACTATCAACTATCTTTTCATCCTCCCCATGAGGAAGATTTACCATCGGAAATCGCGTCTAACGATAAGATATACTCCGAATAA
- a CDS encoding stalk domain-containing protein has protein sequence MFKRSLLTVITILLFLSQIAPIAPVNAATSTKLSVNGKYKVLEGEIVIKNGVSYAPFREIFEALGAYVYWDSSTQQAVAKTNGRELKVKSNRSYAYLIMGTSTKTVGIDPPYIENGSTYVPIRDVAEALGFEVNWISATQTIEINVVPTVFVHGLNSSSNTFNTAVKELSNEFSQITHRIRIAANGTLSSEKVVSGTVASPLISLEFEDNKASFYKQGVWVNRAAIYISNEFGAKNMSFVTHSMGGLALTRHIVDTNGKYVKKLVTLGSPLNGAPLANLAQLYKEGDAYRDLAIGSDAIKYHYSRRGNFPGNISVLSYAGRQEIVHPWITGKYTHTDGVVSVESAFYLSKYTSNIQCKRAYGSGHSEIQKEAAVLEDVKSFLIGETVASDGRGCTLLSDDKETEI, from the coding sequence TTGTTTAAGAGATCATTACTTACAGTCATCACGATTCTATTATTTCTATCTCAAATTGCTCCTATCGCCCCAGTAAATGCCGCAACATCTACAAAATTATCTGTAAATGGGAAGTATAAAGTGCTTGAAGGGGAGATTGTAATTAAAAACGGTGTATCTTATGCTCCGTTTAGGGAAATATTTGAGGCATTAGGCGCGTATGTATACTGGGACTCTTCGACACAACAAGCGGTTGCGAAAACGAATGGAAGAGAATTGAAAGTGAAAAGTAATAGGTCTTATGCTTATTTAATAATGGGTACATCTACTAAAACCGTAGGTATTGATCCTCCCTATATCGAAAACGGTAGTACTTATGTACCTATTAGAGACGTGGCTGAGGCTCTGGGGTTTGAAGTGAATTGGATAAGCGCCACTCAAACAATTGAGATTAATGTTGTGCCAACGGTCTTTGTTCATGGACTCAATTCATCTAGCAACACTTTTAATACAGCTGTTAAAGAGTTGTCCAATGAATTCTCTCAAATCACTCATCGAATTAGAATTGCAGCAAATGGGACTTTAAGTTCTGAGAAGGTAGTGAGTGGAACAGTAGCTTCGCCTCTTATTTCATTAGAATTTGAAGATAACAAGGCATCTTTCTATAAACAAGGAGTCTGGGTGAATAGAGCAGCTATATACATTTCAAATGAATTCGGTGCTAAAAATATGAGTTTTGTCACTCATAGCATGGGTGGGCTCGCTCTAACTAGACATATTGTTGATACGAATGGAAAGTATGTGAAAAAATTAGTTACTTTAGGTAGTCCACTAAACGGAGCACCTCTTGCTAATTTGGCGCAGTTATATAAGGAAGGGGATGCTTATAGGGATTTGGCGATAGGTTCTGATGCAATCAAATATCATTATAGTAGAAGAGGTAATTTTCCGGGAAATATAAGTGTACTCTCTTATGCAGGAAGACAAGAAATAGTACATCCATGGATCACAGGGAAGTACACTCATACCGATGGTGTGGTCAGTGTTGAAAGCGCATTTTATCTAAGCAAGTATACAAGTAATATTCAATGTAAAAGAGCATACGGCTCAGGTCATTCAGAAATTCAAAAAGAAGCAGCTGTTCTTGAAGATGTTAAGAGTTTTCTTATTGGAGAAACAGTAGCATCTGATGGTCGAGGGTGTACCCTGCTCTCAGATGATAAGGAAACTGAGATTTAG
- a CDS encoding SBBP repeat-containing protein — protein sequence MHQIDLRPMVFVPGDRRTKTEFLYQGEGEGCSFFFYRDRVDFQFSTDEKDASLSLQFIDAYPQVDMELDSLENKVIYREVWKGIDIIFSGTNEQLKYDVMVYAGAEVDNIRLRYEGSDAITLNEHGDLLIQTSCGVLREEKPISFQWVHGEKRSISTAFRLFDDSSIGFSLTSYNVTLPLLIDPVVFYSTYIGGNDFDRARGIAVNAKGEAYIKGITNSANFPITTGAFKTILVGDFDAFITRLNATGTSLIYSTYLGGSSSEFSSIVVGGIAVDSRDQAFVTGSTTSTDFPVTSGAFQTLFGGGTDAFVTRLNATGSSLLYSTYLGGSSVDSGFDIAINENGNAYVIGGTVSTDFPITGGAFQTIFRGNVEVFVTQLSPAGSSLIYSTFLGGDRDDVGLGITLDKLTNAYVTGQTDSTNFPTTNGAFQTMLGGLNDAFVTKINAAGNDLIYSTYLGGSQDDNGVGIALDGATNAYVTGFTRSTNFPILPDSFQTVFGGGEIDAFVTKINEEGSSLVYSTFLGGDALDASFRIAVDAFGSAWVIGETFSSNFPITSDAFQNRLDGPSDAFITQLSFSGRGISFSSFLGGSDDERGFGVALDAIGSTYLTGETFSSNFPVTFQAFQKQFGGNADAFVMKLGQLTGAIGATGPQGPRGQRGARGPRGVEGGESGL from the coding sequence GTGCATCAAATTGATTTACGCCCGATGGTTTTTGTTCCTGGAGATAGAAGGACGAAGACGGAATTTTTATATCAGGGAGAAGGGGAAGGATGTAGTTTTTTCTTTTATCGGGATAGAGTCGATTTTCAGTTTTCCACAGATGAAAAGGATGCGAGCCTTTCTTTGCAGTTTATAGACGCTTATCCGCAAGTGGATATGGAGCTAGATTCACTTGAAAATAAGGTTATATATAGAGAAGTATGGAAAGGTATCGATATTATTTTTTCTGGAACTAACGAACAGTTGAAGTATGACGTGATGGTCTATGCAGGTGCTGAGGTAGATAATATTCGTTTAAGGTACGAAGGTAGTGACGCTATTACACTAAACGAGCATGGTGATCTCTTGATCCAAACTTCATGCGGAGTCCTTCGTGAAGAAAAACCGATCAGCTTTCAGTGGGTTCACGGAGAGAAACGATCAATTTCCACCGCATTTCGCCTCTTTGACGATTCTTCAATTGGATTTTCTCTAACTTCTTATAATGTTACCTTGCCGCTCTTGATCGATCCTGTAGTTTTTTACTCTACTTATATCGGAGGAAATGATTTTGATAGGGCAAGGGGGATTGCGGTTAACGCAAAAGGTGAAGCTTATATTAAAGGAATTACGAATTCTGCGAATTTTCCTATCACAACTGGAGCATTTAAAACGATATTGGTAGGAGACTTTGATGCTTTTATCACTCGACTGAATGCTACCGGGACTTCCCTTATTTATTCGACCTACCTGGGGGGAAGTAGCTCAGAATTTTCTAGTATCGTTGTTGGTGGGATTGCTGTCGACTCGCGTGACCAGGCTTTTGTCACAGGAAGCACAACATCTACTGATTTCCCCGTTACGTCCGGCGCGTTTCAAACACTATTCGGTGGGGGAACTGACGCCTTTGTGACGCGTCTTAACGCGACTGGTTCTTCCCTCCTCTATTCCACTTACCTTGGGGGAAGTAGTGTAGACTCTGGTTTTGATATTGCGATCAACGAAAATGGAAATGCTTATGTAATTGGAGGAACAGTCTCAACGGATTTTCCGATAACGGGCGGAGCATTTCAAACGATCTTCAGAGGAAACGTTGAAGTTTTTGTAACACAATTAAGCCCAGCGGGAAGCAGCTTGATTTATTCAACCTTTTTAGGTGGAGATAGAGATGATGTTGGTCTTGGTATTACGTTGGATAAATTAACGAATGCTTATGTAACCGGACAGACAGATTCAACGAATTTTCCAACCACGAATGGGGCTTTTCAAACGATGTTAGGGGGATTAAATGATGCGTTTGTTACTAAAATAAATGCAGCAGGCAATGATCTCATTTATTCGACCTATTTAGGGGGAAGTCAAGATGATAATGGTGTAGGGATTGCTTTAGATGGTGCGACCAACGCCTATGTGACAGGATTTACCCGCTCAACCAACTTTCCTATCTTACCTGATTCTTTTCAGACGGTATTTGGAGGCGGTGAAATTGATGCCTTTGTTACCAAGATCAATGAAGAAGGGAGCTCGTTGGTATACTCTACGTTTTTGGGAGGGGATGCCCTGGATGCTAGTTTTAGAATCGCAGTCGATGCCTTCGGATCGGCTTGGGTTATTGGAGAAACATTCTCGAGCAATTTTCCGATCACCTCAGATGCTTTTCAAAATAGATTGGACGGACCTTCTGATGCATTTATCACACAATTAAGTTTTTCAGGACGAGGGATTTCTTTTTCATCTTTTCTAGGTGGCAGTGATGACGAAAGGGGGTTTGGTGTCGCTTTAGATGCAATAGGAAGTACCTATTTAACAGGGGAAACTTTTTCTAGTAATTTTCCCGTCACTTTTCAAGCGTTTCAAAAACAATTCGGGGGAAATGCTGATGCTTTTGTTATGAAACTGGGTCAGCTAACCGGTGCGATCGGCGCGACCGGCCCACAGGGTCCTCGTGGACAGAGAGGCGCAAGAGGTCCGCGTGGAGTAGAGGGAGGGGAGTCTGGCCTATAG
- a CDS encoding amidohydrolase family protein, with translation MGIFDAHFHIIDPRFPLIKNQEYLPPSYTVKDYCKRTDHLDIVGGAVVSGSFQAFDQSYLLDALSRLGEMFVGVTQLPFSATDEEITYLHRNRVRAVRFNVRRGGSESILNLEALAKRVYELAGWHVELYIESRFLPEIASVIKRLPAVSIDHLGLTRAGFPTLLQLVDRGMRVKATGFGRTEVDIKESLRTIVAVNPNALLFGTDLPSTRAARPFRDLDIQWITETVGEGMAQKVLFQNAVEWYGVDGKG, from the coding sequence ATGGGAATATTTGATGCTCATTTTCATATAATTGATCCCCGTTTTCCTCTAATTAAAAATCAAGAGTATCTACCACCCTCATATACAGTGAAAGATTACTGCAAGCGGACAGATCACCTTGACATTGTGGGGGGAGCGGTTGTTTCTGGTTCGTTTCAAGCGTTTGATCAAAGCTATCTTCTCGATGCTTTATCTCGATTAGGCGAGATGTTCGTCGGAGTAACCCAGTTGCCATTTTCGGCTACAGATGAAGAGATTACCTATCTACATCGGAATAGGGTGAGAGCTGTTCGGTTTAATGTTAGACGAGGAGGATCAGAATCTATATTAAACCTAGAGGCTTTAGCGAAGCGAGTGTATGAGTTAGCAGGTTGGCATGTCGAATTGTATATAGAATCTCGTTTTCTCCCAGAGATAGCTTCCGTGATCAAGCGACTGCCAGCAGTTTCAATAGATCACCTTGGTTTAACTCGAGCGGGGTTCCCCACTTTACTCCAGTTAGTAGATCGAGGCATGAGGGTAAAAGCGACAGGATTTGGTAGAACAGAGGTAGATATTAAGGAATCATTACGTACAATTGTAGCTGTTAATCCTAATGCTCTTCTTTTTGGGACTGATTTACCATCTACGCGTGCTGCCCGCCCATTTCGGGATTTGGATATTCAATGGATCACGGAGACTGTGGGCGAAGGTATGGCTCAGAAGGTTCTTTTTCAAAATGCGGTGGAGTGGTATGGAGTGGATGGGAAGGGTTAA
- a CDS encoding DUF1259 domain-containing protein produces MNITPVVCEQLGRILDARVVAVSQPGPSFCIVRNLRPFSATILDKNSTEIRECLYSFQQTNISGQTLNLGWIAVLENEVTPLMNMLSAQNITVTQSRDFSLFTSPRVILVYYQVIENPFVTAVKLRRIMNTLGTVFPPRVPPTPAFERLCSTFAQIVRATDVINVTSGFCETIAVRRIPTTIDGQLATTSLVLPRRFLFESLGSDGRALCQGTVVLLRSEVLTFLNAIRRQGGLIDVSINGRYFTQPDLNYFTYIACENPIVFAQKTSRALRSIGL; encoded by the coding sequence ATGAATATTACCCCAGTAGTCTGTGAACAATTAGGAAGAATCCTTGATGCTAGAGTTGTTGCTGTTTCACAACCAGGCCCTTCCTTTTGTATTGTTCGAAATCTGAGACCCTTTTCGGCTACCATTCTAGATAAAAACTCAACAGAAATTCGGGAATGTCTCTATTCATTTCAACAAACTAACATTAGCGGTCAAACATTGAACCTTGGTTGGATAGCTGTACTAGAGAATGAAGTAACCCCATTAATGAATATGTTATCTGCTCAAAACATTACCGTAACTCAATCGAGAGATTTCTCTTTATTCACCTCTCCACGAGTGATCTTAGTATATTATCAAGTGATAGAAAATCCATTTGTAACCGCAGTAAAGTTGAGAAGAATTATGAACACGTTAGGAACGGTTTTTCCTCCGCGTGTACCTCCTACACCTGCGTTTGAAAGATTATGTAGCACATTTGCACAGATTGTGCGAGCAACTGACGTAATCAATGTAACCTCAGGATTTTGTGAAACAATCGCTGTCCGTAGAATACCCACAACTATTGATGGGCAGCTAGCGACTACTTCCCTTGTTCTCCCAAGGAGGTTTTTATTTGAATCTCTTGGATCAGATGGAAGAGCACTATGCCAAGGAACTGTAGTTCTATTACGAAGCGAAGTGCTTACATTTTTAAATGCAATTCGCCGACAAGGAGGATTAATTGATGTTTCAATCAATGGGCGCTACTTTACTCAGCCGGATCTAAATTATTTCACCTATATCGCTTGTGAAAACCCCATTGTGTTTGCTCAAAAAACCAGTAGGGCACTAAGATCAATTGGGCTTTAA